The following coding sequences are from one Rattus rattus isolate New Zealand chromosome 11, Rrattus_CSIRO_v1, whole genome shotgun sequence window:
- the LOC116911996 gene encoding PRAME family member 20-like → MSVQTPPTLEKLAIQSLLRNEDVAMSSLGELPAVLFPALFKEAFTGNHINLVKEMVAAWPFPCLPVGALMKTPNLEMLQAVLDGVDMQLTRKFHPRRTKLQVLDLRNMHHYFWNIQAGEEDSSCSAENSKDKKVVKVLHRYALRKRVKVIVDLYICSCLKEEQTCLLKWAQQRKGSLHFCCTKMKVWNLPVCDIGEILKVFDPQHITELELHTEWTLLELAHFAPYIGQMRNLQKAFLAPLHRIMFSNSNGIRDIEAKCIKKFISQFSKFNCLQHLHMFCVHFLGDHMNQVLGCLMTPLETLSITYYLISQKDLDSLSCSQSLFQLKHLDLRGVVLCDLDIMPLRGLLEKVADTLETLDLQWCRMTDSQLYALLPALRHCCQLTMVNFYSNNFSVPILKDLMQHTAKWSRIRVEQYPAPLECYDDLAQVSVERFAELSSELMYTLGVIRQTKNISFATDICHTCGQRCVYHNGSRLCCCWH, encoded by the exons ATGAGTGTTCAGACCCCACCCACACTGGAGAAGCTGGCAATTCAGTCTCTGCTAAGAAATGAAGATGTGGCCATGTCCTCTCTTGGAGAGCTGCCTGCTGTGCTCTTCCCAGCACTGTTCAAGGAGGCCTTCACTGGAAATCACATCAACCTCGTGAAGGAAATGGTGGCAGCTTGGCcatttccctgtctccctgtgggTGCATTGATGAAGACACCTAACCTGGAAATGTTGCAGGCTGTGCTAGATGGAGTAGACATGCAACTGACAAGAAAGTTTCACCCCAG GAGAACAAAACTGCAGGTTCTCGACCTGAGAAATATGCACCATTACTTCTGGAACATACAGGCTGGAGAAGAAGACAGCAGCTGTTCAGCAGAGAACTCGAAAGATAAGAAAGTAGTGAAAGTCCTGCACAGATATGCACTAAGGAAGCGTGTGAAGGTCATAGTTGATCTGTACATCTGTTCCTGCCTGAAGGAAGAACAAACATGCTTGTTGAAGTGGGCCCAGCAGAGAAAGGGCTCCCTACATTTCTGCTGTACAAAGATGAAGGTCTGGAATCTACCAGTCTGTGATATTGGAGAGATCCTGAAGGTTTTCGATCCACAGCATATCACAGAATTAGAACTGCATACTGAGTGGACTCTGTTAGAGCTGGCACACTTTGCCCCCTACATTGGACAGATGAGAAATCTCCAGAAAGCCTTCCTGGCACCCCTGCACAGGATCATGTTCTCTAATAGCAATGGAATAAGAGACATAGAAGCCAAGTGTATCAAGAAGTTTATATCTCAGTTCTCCAAATTCAATTGTCTCCAGCATCTCCACATGTTCTGTGTCCATTTTCTTGGAGATCACATGAATCAAGTCCTAGG GTGCCTGATGACTCCCTTGGAGACTCTTTCAATCACTTACTACCTAATTTCACAGAAAGACTTGGATTCCCTGTCCTGCAGTCAAAGCCTATTTCAGCTAAAACATCTGGATTTGAGAGGAGTGGTCTTATGTGATCTGGATATTATGCCTCTGAGAGGTCTCCTAGAGAAAGTGGCAGACACTCTTGAGACTCTGGATTTGCAGTGGTGTCGGATGACAGACTCCCAGCTTTATGCTCTCCTACCTGCCCTCAGACATTGCTGTCAGCTCACCATGGTCAACTTCTACAGCAATAATTTCTCTGTGCCCATTCTGAAGGATCTGATGCAGCACACAGCCAAATGGAGCAGGATCCGTGTGGAACAGTACCCTGCCCCTCTGGAGTGCTATGATGACTTGGCTCAAGTTTCTGTAGAAAGATTTGCCGAGCTTTCTTCTGAGCTTATGTATACTCTCGGGGTAATAAGGCAGACCAAGAATATCTCCTTTGCTACAGATATCTGCCATACATGTGGTCAGCGCTGTGTCTATCACAATGGGTCCAGACTTTGTTGTTGCTGGCACTAA